The Hemicordylus capensis ecotype Gifberg chromosome 13, rHemCap1.1.pri, whole genome shotgun sequence sequence ggctgcacaacttcagcccaccaGCCGCTGGGCTACAAAACCCATCACACCCAGTCACAGCCGCCAGTAGGCATGATGGGAGCaaagtgcagccctgctgtagccaTTGGGTGGAGAAATGGAGACAAACCATGTGACGGCATAGCACAAGTTTAAGTCCTGCTAGGGTGGAAGTTCTCGAgcctgggtccccagctgttgctggactacaattcccatcagccccagccacactagcctttggccactgtggcaggcaATGGTGAGAGTTGCAGGTCAACATCAACTAGGGACCTCCGTTTGGAGGACTCCTGTGCTAAGGAGGATGAAGGCAGAAGCAACGTTTTTTGACTGTGTGCTAGAACAGTCTTGTAATATTCAATGTTTTCTTTGTTGGCGCATATCTGACATGAGCCAAACAGTAAAAGGGATTCAGCATTGCCTTGACGTGtttttgaggacttttgttggaTTAAATCTACAGCCAACTCATCATCTTGTCTAAAAGGGACTGCAAACCCTTCAGAAAAATGTGGACAAGCTCCATAAGTTTTGCTGTTTTCCAAATAAGGGTGAACTTTTAAAGTGCAAATTTTAATTCTTGTCTTCCTTTTACAGTTTATTTGGTGCAATGAATTATATTAACTTGGGTACATTGTGGGGAAGGGGTTAAAGTTATAATTGTTAAtgcaaattttaatgtttttataacTGAAATTGTTAAGCTGGCAGTTTTGCTGGCATGCAGAGACTTAGATACTTCCCAAACGCTTCAATAAAGGGTTCTTCCAATTGTTAAAGCTGAGTTCCTGTTGACTAGGTTTTCACTAACCAGCTGTGTTTTTATAAGGGGAGAGAACTTCCCATAAGCATTATCCACCTTTAACACCTCAGAAATGTGATGCTTACTTGTAGAGCTGTAATTCTTGGCCACAGAACTTAAAATAGCAAGGAATGTGTTCTAGCAGTAAGGCAGAGGAGAAAGATAGGAATCTTAGTGTCTCTGGTGGATGGATGGGATTTTCATATTCCCTTCCATCTGCTCCCAGTTTCATGCTGAAAAACATGAGCATATTATCAGTAGTGGATGCACACTCCAAATACAGGTAGACCTCAGTATTCACGGGGTTCTGTtctgggctgcagctgtggataTGGAAAGTGTGAATATAGAGTTAAGGGATCACGGGGGCTAGATTCCCAGTCATCCAAAAATCGGCCAAATTTCACTGCCAATTTTCGGCCAATTTTCACTTTCACGtgattcactccccccccccccccggacactCGCCCGGGCTTTTGGTATTACCCATTTGAGAACAGTACAGCCATACAATCATTAATAAGAACTTTGAAGAAAAGTGCAGATTTATTTTTAACACAGTTCTGCAGGATGCGGCTAAAAGACAAAGCCAACGGCACATTTCCGAGGAAGGTGCAGGCAGCACGCCAGGGGGCGATTTGAGTCTCGTAACTTTAAGGAGCCCTCATACAGGGTGTCCCATTTTGGAGGTGGGAGGTGGAATGGATGACTGACTCCCCATGCAACGATTCAAGGAATACACACAATCGTTTCAAACAAAGTGGGGCGAAACCCATGAACCTCAGGTCATGATCATCATGTTGGGGCCGTAGAGGAAATATAAAAAttggcaaggcagcagaaagctGTATATTTTCAGCTTACACAGAGCTCTAGCAAGGGAAGGCTCAGCTATCCAGAGGGAATGAATggttataaatacatacatttttaaGTCCCCTTCAAATCAGGAACAAATCATAAAGCTTTGGGGATTCAAAAAAATAAAAGACATGTCCTGAAAAGCAAAGAAAGcggttctagagcagggctgcacaatttcagccctgtaactgtggctggactacaactcccatcatccctaatcaCTGGGCactgcagctgtggatgatgggagctgtagtccaatcaCAGCTGCCAGGCCAAAATTGTGCATCCATGGTCCacttaactttggccctcttgcaggggttggcctgcaattcccattatccctggctattggctgctgtggctgtggattatgggagttgtagtccaaatacagctggggtggggagggctaagttgagcaggcctagtctaGACAGACAGCTTGTAGAGGCTGCTAGTTCATGAAGTGACCTGAAGTTTACAAACTGACTTCTGATGTGCAGAGCTTGCAGACGCATAGGGAATGATTCTTCTCTCTTGGGGTGCAGCAGGACAAAATGACATCCTGCCAATCGCACACAAAAGCGGGGATGTGGGGGGTACCAGTAGAGATGTCTGCCCTACCTTGGTCACACCCCAACAGGAGTCCATTCAAAATACGTTGCCTTACCTATGTTGTACCCAGTTGTTGGAAGGTTTTGGAATCTTACAAGTCTTTGCCAAAAGCGACAGCATTCCAAGAAGCACGTTGCTCCTAAAATATTTACTATTATTAGGCAAAGGGCACAAGTCCATGCATGAAGCCAAGTGCTGTCTTGGCCACCAAGAACAGCCATTCTTCCTTTGGCACAGCCACAGTGGTCGAGTTCTCTTCGTTCGCTTAGATCTGGTCAGGAGAGACCTTCTCCCAGAGGCCTTCTTCATTTTTCCAGTAGATCCAAGGTTTTCTGCTAGGGAACAGGGTCTTCTCTGGAAAGGGATGCTCTTTTAAGCAGGTCAGGGAAGCTCTGATGTGGGATACGAAGTGAGGTGGTTCAGCCAGAGGAGATGTAGAGAGATTCTGCAGCGGGGGTGGAAATGCATGATAAGCATTTATCATGCTTTTAATGTCCAGGCCATCAGGCCTGCATGTTTTAAACGTTTTTAAAACAACCCAGGGACCaacttgctctgaggggaggagagcagaAAGAAGCAAGACTAAGGCCCATGTAAACGTGTGGCTGGATATTGTTCTTCATTCAAGtacttgtaaaccgctttgggaggttcacctgaaaagcggtatacaaatgcaaaataatgcatttatttattaagtgatgtcagaggaatggaaaattGTTCATGGCGACCCTAACCCTTTGCTCTGTACAAAAACAACTACAATTTTACCCTGCTCATTTGGGAGTAGAGATACAGAAGGGGTGATGCCACACAGAAAGCTGTAAAAATGCATCAATGCTatccaggagcagagccaccattgggcaaaggggttcaaagaacccaggccaccgccaaTCACGCCcctccgcgtctgacgtcagacccagggggcatggcttaaTGCTCCCTGCACCTGACACCTGCCTAAGGGGTCCGCTGTTGGCTTCCCTCCACAGCTGATGCTATCCCCgatttccatctctaggggtagGTAGACGTTGCCAGAAATCATTACGAGCATTCGTTCCTCGAGGTGGTAGCGACGGCCAAAATTTCTGGACCTGGTTCTTGGACGAAATTTCATTTAACCTAAATTCAAACGACCTTTGGCTCAGCCTCTCTTTGATGAACATCAACATTACCTGCAAAATGTATTCATCGTCCTGTTCTAGCCAGTAATCCACAGCAGGGGAAGGCATCCAGAAGTAAGGCCCAATACAGAGTTGCTCCTTCCTGGAGTCATAAATGTTAACCATCTACAAGGGAAAGGCAGGACATTGTCAAGGGCGCCAAACTCCCCAAAGGTCTCTtacttactacaaatatttatagagcgctcttcaacaacattctcaaagcagtttacattaaaataataataatacagaattaagagggccccctgtccccaaagggctcacaatctaaaaagaaacataaagaagacaccagcaatagccactggagggatgctgtgctggggttggatagggccggttgctctccccctgctcaacataagagtatcaccacttaaaaaggtgtctctttgctcagcaggggttcTGGGAAGGGGATCAATCTCCCCAGATCCTTTGCAAGTTCAATTTGTATTTTCCAATAggatttaggaagctgccttctgccgagtcaggccattggtccctctagctcagtattgcctacactgactggcagcagctctccaaggcttgaggcagtctctctcccagcccttcctggagagtcTGCcacggactgaacctgggaccttctgcatagaaaacagatgctcttccactgagcaacggccccatccctaaggggaaacATCTATCAGTGCTTACAtgcagttgcccatccaaatataaacctgggtagaccctgcttagcaaagggggccattcatgctcactgccacaagactagcAGGAAATATCAGCAACAGGCTTGTAATGTCTGGAAGAGGATGCCAGGAGCTACTTTGTCTTACAAGTTACTGCTTCTCTAATTTTTCCAAACCAATCACCGTTGGTCTCTGCAAGTTTCCTCTGCACTCACCTTGGCTCCTTCTAAGATACTGGCTGACCGCAAGTCCTCATCGGGTCCCCTGTCTGGAAATGTTGCATGGAAAACCTCTCCTGTTTTAACATTCGCTGCTGGGAGACAAAGGAACAACATTTATCTATACACCCCATCCCCATTAATAAATGTGGATAGAAAATGAGCACAACAAGTCAACGCCTTATAAGTTGGCAATGCTATGCACATATCGACTTCCACATAGTTCTtcccaccaagacctctttatttgcGCAACAATTAAAAGTCACCAGATGTTACAGGTCAAAGCAGAACAGTTTCAGAGTACAAACACTATCTTCAGCTGCTGAAACAGACGGGAGTCACACAGTGGTTTAAACCCTTTCCCGCAAGATAAGCCATGGGTGGGGGAGAACAGAGGGAGAAACACATCATAGCTGCAGAGGACAGAATAATTAACACAGTCTGCATTGTTCATAGGCTAATAAATTTCATGGCCAGAGCCATCTCATCCTTAACACTTATAGCTGGTTTTCACTTCTCTATAGACATTGCCTCCTTGGTTTTATGCTTCTGCAAGTTTCTTTCCACCATTAATACAGAAATGTTAGTTCCAACCAACTCATCCAGTAtgcctctctttcatatgcacagCCCATGGTTTGTATATCTGTCTCTTAAAGGTCTTCCCGATTCACCTATATAAAAGGAGAAGCATTCCAAACACTCTCTCCTATACATCATCCCTTTACACCGACCTTCTCCCCTTTCACAAATAACACAATCTTGAAACATTGTCTTATTGGCAGGCATCCTGATAAAGACCTTCAGGATGCTCATAAAGATCTTACAGATGTGCCCTGGATGTAATTCTCTTTCAGTTTTATCAATCAGGAAAGCTCATTTCTCTTTTTGCTCAGAGAACAAGAGAACACAAGAatgaattttgtatttttagattccctccccctcagtcttaatgctacatcaattttaatctccgtaatactacaacactttctttatattgcatttactgtatagtattactgttttacaacttgtgctggtcaacgaccgtaataaagattattattattattattattattaagaatgaaAATTAGAATGGGGTTGGGAAGAAATCTGAATCCCCCACACAGCAGGTGAAGCCAGGTAGGTCACCCAAAAGCTTATAGGCCTACCCGAACAAAAGGAAATAAGTGACACACGATCTcaaggaaaagaaaaattggcTCCACTATTTACTACCCTGGTGAAACTGATATCCAGTTTAAATGAGACTTACCAATGCCATAAATAAATGGAAAGTGATTGCCTTTATCCAGCCGGTCATTTAATTctgggaaagagagaaataagGAAAACACAAATCTTctcactccttggaggaaaaggagCAGTCAAGGAATGTTAGTAGTCAGCACACTTGAAacgaattttttaaaagttgctggaTCAATATGCTCACACAcgtttttggcaatgtctaccccaagtggctcagcggggaaatgcttggctaacaaacagaaggttgctggttcgaatccccacgggtactatatcaggcagaagtgatataggaagatactgaaaggcatcatctcattctgtgcaggagatggcaatggtcaacccctcctgtattctaccaaagaccctGTGGTTgaaaccaactcgatggcacaactttactcttACCTCAGTACCACATGGGTATTTTTGGAGCCCGGCCACACCCCCGTGACCAAGGTCCAAAAGCATCTGGTATAGCACTCGTAAATTCACTCCACACCTGAGATCACAGCGGCGGGGAGAACTTCGTTGTTATTCTCTGCAGGGAATGAAGG is a genomic window containing:
- the NTAN1 gene encoding protein N-terminal asparagine amidohydrolase isoform X3; protein product: MSSKESLLQPHRKMVGSVSILGSDDATTCHLVVVRHTGSGAICLTHCDGSDTETEVLLITNAVKVLSPDTECGRLEVHLVGGFNDDRHLSQRLTNQLLRAFDRLQDSIHLVTFCVTELNDRLDKGNHFPFIYGIAANVKTGEVFHATFPDRGPDEDLRSASILEGAKMVNIYDSRKEQLCIGPYFWMPSPAVDYWLEQDDEYILQNLSTSPLAEPPHFVSHIRASLTCLKEHPFPEKTLFPSRKPWIYWKNEEGLWEKVSPDQI